A segment of the Populus nigra chromosome 12, ddPopNigr1.1, whole genome shotgun sequence genome:
GTGGAGTGTCAGGGGACTCGGACAGGGaggcaataaattttttaacttttgtgggttaaaactcgaaatcggtcaaactcgtaaaatcggtcCGATTTTACCGATTTTCACCGAGTTTGACCGATTTTGACCGATTTCGAGTTTTAACCCGATTTGACAAGTTATATAcatgttgactcgtaaaatcgtaagattttaaaagtcaactcgcgattttaacaaccttgctcGAGAAGGAGAAGGTAAAGATACAATTTAATCCATGGAATTTATAATCATTATTGCTTGGTCCTTGGAGTTTGAATTGTTATGATTTGGTCCTTAATTTTGATAATCAGATTTTAATTGGGTCCCTAAGAGTTGAATCAGATTTGAAGTTTAGTCCCTAATGATTAATTGCAGTTTATTGGATACAGATGTTATGACTGTAGTACGTATGGATAGATTTATAACCTATGGATTTTGATGATTATGTAAGAAGAATTTCACACATTCTATTGTTTCCCATGtcattatgtttttataaacgGGGACAAGCACATAGAACattaaacaaaccaaaaaaaaaaaaacaggatggGCATTCCCAATATATTAGATAATTGGGccatggattaatttttttttgaatgtttaaaaaatagtaaaggaattaataatgtatttttctAGTAGCTAAAAATCTTCCAATCATGAAATCAAAGTCATATCATGTGGCTTAGCAagtaaatattgaaattttccatctttatttttttacctaatttatatttaaaaacaaataatgtgAGGATTAATTTAATGTGACTTTATAAATTTAACACGTCGCAAAAAACCTAGCAACGGATAAAAAGTGGtttaactaaaaacaattaatatgaaACTACATATTGGATTAacctattttaatttaaaataatttgataaattcacAACTCAAATCATGAaccttattatatttaataactatgttttttaaaattatattttttttatttaattatatgataacaaatataaatgcTCACAATGAAATaactcaacaaaataaaaaaaaataaaaaaataaattttaatagacTGCATAAAAAAACgattactaatattaaaaaggaattttataatcttaacaaagaaaaaattgaatgacattaaataaaataatacacacacacacacacacacacacacatatatatatatatatatattcttaatcaatttaagaatttaataattaaacaatatatCTAATATAtgttaactaaattaatttttaagaaattatatctaatttcttcaaaacaaAAAGGCCAATAGCATGTCGTTGCTTTTAACAGAATCCTACCAATTTAGAGGTTGTCAAAAAACTAGGAGAAGTGTTTTCTTcacctaaaaaattatttttcaatctatttttattgaGAGCAATTAAACCTATTGcatctaaaaaatcaatttattaacttaaaaactccaacaaaaacataaaaatacaaaattaaataaaaaaaaaactcttccaATCTTGAACTACTTTTCCCGGTAACGtgaaagttcaaaaaaaaattaataacactctttttatcaaaatgaatactataatattaatttttttttatatttgtcaataaaatcaaatcaaataaccatttttttctctcatttattattttttaacctctCTTTTcactctcaaatttaaaaactaaaatatgaataaaataaatttaaactaaccatagagaaaattagaaaaaaatatgaataaaataaaatttaaactaaccatagagaaaattagaaaaaaatcctAAGGCCAAATCTCTAATAAAAGcattgacccttttttttttttaaaaaaagggcttttattttgtttttcatcaattttgatCTTCTAATTGTCAATCTCTTGCaaacaataaagtttttttttttggtaaaattaaatACCAACTTAaagtcaaagttttttttaaaaacactagtAATCTTAccaaaagtaaatcaaaataagttataaagttcactcttttaaaaatttaacattaataaactaaattaaaaaaataaataaataattttttttaaaaaaactattatggtCCATATTGCAAATGTATTTGTGTTCCCTGTGATTAACGttaattaatattctaaaacattaaaaagaatattaaaatctagtttttttaacagaaaattaaaaataaaatatcaaattaatgattattatcaacaaaagaaaaaaaaacattaaaatcatagATTTCGATCTGGAACAGAAATGGAAAGTACTAGGCCAGAACAGTAACATTGATATTGCAAAAAGAACCAGCTAGAGCTTCACTTTGGAAAGAATGAGGATCCAAACGTGTGATACAAATGCAATTAAACTCGCACTGTGTAAAAGCAAATACTTGAGTAGTCTTATATATTCCATCACAATTCTACAagtaatgattttaaattaagcaGGTTTTGATTTACTATTAAACCTTTTCAGGGAcaaaacttttttctttgataacttaactgaaaaaaccataGTTTTTTAACCCGGACTGGTCCAAGGTccgggtttcgggttttgaccgggtcgcCCGGatcaattctgttttttttttttaaaatcaaaacgatataacaaaacaaaagttaacGGGTCGCAACCgagtttttgaccgggtcttgCCGGGTCAACCCACGGGGTCACCTCGGATTTTttctttcactattttttttaaacccggTTCAGTTCCAGCCCCAAATCGCCTTCGGTTccaaaactatgaaaaaaacatCTATTTAAGGTATTTTCGTGCAACATAgtaatttatttaagttttaagttaaaaaaaataacataaaacatCCTTGGGCTTCCTGATAATTAAACAGTTAAAAATTTTGGATCTTTTTACCTAACCTAAGGTACAATCTGATGCCATTGTGGATCCTGTTCCTTGAATCTTTGAGTGTTCGCACAGTGAGTTATATTCTCAAGTTAAGAATACGGACTATCAGTCGCCTATGGAAcatatttatccttttcttttattgctcTAGATGCTGATTTAATcaataaacattttaatttaaaatttaaattattaaataaaatctcaaaatataaattatattattatttaacatatttttcaaatgaaaatcaaaaataaaaaaactgagatttgaactcaaaacattttaattatcaaaattttaatatcatgtcATGTAATCCAACCAAGTTAAAAACTTaaaccagaaaataaaaatttaaaatattatttatattattctctaaaattattatttaatcatgATCATGTTGCTGAGTCCTGGCTTCGCACAACAAACTAGAGAAGGATTTGAGTACTCCAAGTATATTCATGCAAGTGAAATCAAAGTAACATCTATATCACTTCAGATTCTATTGAAATGCACTCTGTTCTATTCAAATAAAAGTCCAGCCCCGATTTGTAGCTGATTCAAGTgctaacataattatttttcttctgcTATGGGTACTCTACTCATAAAAATAGACGATGAGCCTCATGAGCCAAATGAAATGATGGATCCTTCATTATATGAATTTATAAAGCTTGACAGCGTTGTTCCATTTAAGAGCTGTGTTCGAAAACGTTCAGCAAAGGAGCTACAGACTCCCGCTGGGAATTCACTACTTCATGTAGCTGTAAGCTATGGAAGTGACAATATTACATCTTATCTGGCTGAAACGTTTCCTTCTCTAATCACCATCCAAAACAGCCAGAAGGACACAATCCTTCATCTTGCTGCCAGAGAAGGAAAGGCCAGTCATACAATTAAATCTCTTGCGGAATCGAATCCGAGCTTGATGAGGAAGAAAAATACAAAGGGAAACACTCCTTTGCATGATGCAGTGATCAAGGGCAACAAAGAACTTGCCATTTTCCTAGTTTCCAAAGATCCAGAAGTGGCCTATTACAACAACAAGAATGGCAGGTCTCCTTTATATCTGGCAGTCGAGAACGGCAATAAGAAAGAGATACTTGATTATCTCTTGAAAACGGAAGCTTCGTTCCCTATAGAAAGTGAAGATGGTGATGCCCTACCAAAAGGAAAGTCACCAGTTCATGCTGCCATCGAGCAACGTAACAGAGGTGATCACAATGTCTATACTCAGTAGAAAATGATTTACATACAGACAGTTGTTGCAAACCTATCATGTTCATATTCATTTGaaacaatttcttttgtttttcagatATATtggagaaaatagaaaaagcaaAGCCAGACCTATTATGTCTCACTGATAAAGAGTTGGGAAATTCACTGCATTATGCATCATCCAGTGGTTTTCTGGAAGGAGTTCAATTCCTTTTACAAAAGTTTCTCAATGGTGCTTATAAAAGAAACCATGAAGGCAACTATCCTATCCATCTAGCATGCAAAAATGACTCTGTTGATGTAGTCAAGGAATTTCTGAAGATTACCCCCTTTCCAAAAGAATTCCTCAATGAAAAAGGGCAGAACATTCTTCATGTAGCGGCGGAAAATGGAAAGGGCAATGTAGTTAGGTACATACTCAGACAAGAGAAGACGCTCGTAGAACCGCTGCTAAATGAGATGGAtgttgggaattccgaccggtgatgtactgatatttgctcatCGGAGGCttagcacactgacacaatatttaacgtggttcggcaaaaccgcctacatccacgggagaggttcattttattagagatagagaaaggatacaataaatacatgtagaggaggaggattacatccactctactcaactcatcaactctcttgctgcatttgcagctgctgcaatggcagcaaggctgctgccattgcagcccctctttctctcttcttctcttctcttcacgttctcacaactctcacaattttgctctctaaaatcatgcctcttttataggcatttcatggcaaccttcttgctttgttgtcaacattgatggctgccaactcctactcttcttcaacaaagatggctgccaactcctcttcttcttcaacaaaggtggctgccaatagtcaatggttgttgcacattaatggcaaccaacctaacaatcaccccctttgccattcatgtggggcaactgtcctcttgcttcttcagcacaggcttgcatcttgcagctcttccaagcttaccattctgagagcgtctttggccgagtttacaggtactcaccaaacctttcaatcatcagagttaccaaagcacaccttttctcacacaaaaggatcactacaatcAGATAGTCTCTcacatcacatctgaagagtgttaacgcttgtctctggaacacaacattccccttcgagcgtatcaaccatgctcgatccggaatgattcatcaagccttacaccaaggcttacaacaccccctcaaacggaaatttatgtttccaagtgcgacagtcattatctgagtatctcaatatgatcacgagctcaccactcttccaagagtctactaaTCCAGGAGTTGCGCTTGCCCTCTGTTCCttcctaggaaccacgccttacttctccttgagtctctcgctcttagtcgtaagagtccaggtagctctccacctttaaccatgggggcagcccattaaaggttgatccgtatctgtcttcatactctgagtattacaatgccattaccgagctcaccaccttgacaagagtcaactcgttctcGGAACCTGTGCatgcccttctgcttcttcatagcagccgcgtcttagtgctccacaagtcacacacttattgtccaaggcaaatgtcttctagctcattgatctttagcatgggggcaatatccatgaaagtcaatcctgcatttgtctccatactcatcatagccacttcattggctatacacctgtccactcatatctagccatcacattggctctggggttGTTCTGAACTGGGCCTATATGCAATTGTTGagaattccgaccggtgatgtactgatatttgctcatCGGAGGCttagcacactgacacaatatttaacgtggttcggcaaaaccgcctacatccacgggagaggttcattttattagagatagagaaaggatacaataaatacatgtagaggaggaggattacatccactctactcatctcatcaactctcttgctgcatttgcagctgctgcaatggcagcaaggctgctgccattgcagcccctctttctctcttcttctcttctcttcacgttctcacaactctcacaattttgctctctaaaatcatgcctcttttataggcatttcatggcaaccttcttgctttgttgtcaacattgatggctgccaactcctactcttcttcaacaaagatggctgccaactcctcttcttcttcaacaaaggtggctgccaatagtcaatggttgttgcacattaatggcaaccaacctaacaatcaccccctttgccattcatgtggggcaactgtcctcttgcttcttcagcacaggcttgcatcttgcagctcttccaagcttaccattctgagagcgtctttggccgagtttacaggtactcaccaaacctttcaatcatcagagttaccaaagcacaccttttctcacacaaaaggatcactacaatcAGATAGTCTCTcacatcacatctgaagagtgttaacgcttgtctctggaacacaacattccccttcgagcgtatcaaccatgctcgatccggaatgattcatcaagccttacaccaaggcttacaacaccccctcaaacggaaatttatgtttccaagtgcgacagtcattatctgagtatctcaatatgatcacgagctcaccactcttccaagagtctactaaTCCAGGAGTTGCGCTTGCCCTCTGTTCCttcctaggaaccacgccttacttctccttgagtctctcgctcttagtcgtaagagtccaggtagctctccacctttaaccatgggggcagcccattaaaggttgatccgtatctgtcttcatactctgagtattacaatgccattaccgagctcaccaccttgacaagagtcaactcgttctcGGAACCTGTGCatgcccttctgcttcttcatagcagccgcgtcttagtgctccacaagtcacacacttattgtccaaggcaaatgtcttctagctcactgatctttagcatgggggcaatatccatgaaagtcaatcctgcatttgtctccatactcatcatagccacttcattggctatacacctgtccactcatatctagccatcacattggctctggggttGTTCTGAACTGGGCCTATATGCAATTGTTGagaattccgaccggtgatgtactgatatttgctcatCGGAGGCttagcacactgacacaatatttaacgtggttcggcaaaaccgcctacatccacgggagaggttcattttattagagatagagaaaggatacaataaatacatgtagaggaggaggattacatccactctactcatctcatcaactctcttgctgcatttgcagctgctgcaatggcagcaaggctgctgccattgcagcccctctttctctcttcttctcttctcttcacgttctcacaactctcacaattttgctctctaaaatcatgcctcttttataggcatttcatggcaaccttcttgctttgttgtcaacattgatggctgccaactcctactcttcttcaacaaagatggctgccaactcctcttcttcttcaacaaaggtggctgccaatagtcaatggttgttgcacattaatggcaaccaacctaacaatgGATGAGGATGGAAATACACCTTTGcatttggcaacaaatcatggTCAATCCGTGGCTGCATTTGTTCTTGTGCGTGACAAACGCGTTGATAGTTCGATTGTTAACAATGAAAATTTGACACCATATGATATTGCtgaaaaacaatccaaaatagcTGTAGAGCAATATGAAAAAACAGATGAAATGGTACgctatttgatcatcatttatTGAGCTACAAATGCATATATTTTAGGAGCattattgatttaatattttggtatGTGGGATTCCTATTTGTTGCCAGCTTGCTGAGGATCGAAAGCAGTTTGATTCAAAGAACAGTACGCCTGCGGACAAGACCAAGGTATAAGAGTCGTgttgaaattttctttgctgaaattttaaatagaCATAGATTCCATTTCACAAAAGGATATCATATTTTACATAATAAAGAAAtgtgtaatgaaaaaaaatggaaagagaGCTTATGACACTCGAGCAATTCTCTGCTCTAGCATAAGCTGACTGAAATTCAGGACTAAAAATAGGggtaatataaaatcatattttaaaattttaattaacagtttaagcttgtggagttttttttttatactccaTCACCATTCTTTAATTATCAGAAGGCTTCTCGATCAGTATTGATGTCATGTAATTTGAACAATTATGTGTTATGCATTGCTTATAttcattaacataaaatatttgctGATCACCAGTTTCAGTGGCTTATATTGGCTTATATTCATTaacataaaattgtttttgttttccaggACAAGAAGCAAGACACAAAAAAGGCATCACGAAAGCACTACGAACTGGTTGATTATTATGGAGCggtattatttcttttcttccttcctaCTTTTTTCTTGCCATGCCTAATCTTTTAAACATCTAGTTCAAGGCCGATTAATTTAGATTCTatacaattatattaaaaattctgaaatcatTCCAGAATGTTGCttgttctgaaaaaaaaaaaaaaagggatttcAAGGCCAATGCTTTTGCATGCGATTGAGGAAGTGCCAGAAACTCATTATTATGAAGTTTGTTTCCCCTTGCTATGCAGATGACAACATTATCTATCTTATACTTCCATGCCCGCCCTAAGAAATCCCTATATGAGCGTTTCACTAGTACTCAAGGCAAGCCGCCAAGGAAACAGGAAACAAAGAGCAGGACAGAGAATCTTCTTGTTGTAGCGGTGCTTGTTGTTGGTGTAACCTTTGCGGGAGCTATACAGATGCCACAATTAAGG
Coding sequences within it:
- the LOC133669028 gene encoding protein ACCELERATED CELL DEATH 6-like, giving the protein MGTLLIKIDDEPHEPNEMMDPSLYEFIKLDSVVPFKSCVRKRSAKELQTPAGNSLLHVAVSYGSDNITSYLAETFPSLITIQNSQKDTILHLAAREGKASHTIKSLAESNPSLMRKKNTKGNTPLHDAVIKGNKELAIFLVSKDPEVAYYNNKNGRSPLYLAVENGNKKEILDYLLKTEASFPIESEDGDALPKGKSPVHAAIEQRNRDILEKIEKAKPDLLCLTDKELGNSLHYASSSGFLEGVQFLLQKFLNGAYKRNHEGNYPIHLACKNDSVDVVKEFLKITPFPKEFLNEKGQNILHVAAENGKGNVVRYILRQEKTLVEPLLNEMDVGNSDR